The Blastocatellia bacterium genome includes a window with the following:
- a CDS encoding transposase, which translates to IPPRKGAQLWQDDYLKDRNRNLRGVRRQGLAGWKRGSGYHTRSLVETAFFRLKTIFSDRLRSRRDDNQTTEAMIRCVALNRMTSLGMPDSYRI; encoded by the coding sequence TCATTCCACCCCGCAAAGGCGCTCAACTCTGGCAAGACGACTACCTCAAAGACCGCAACCGCAACTTGCGCGGTGTCCGCCGGCAAGGTCTTGCCGGCTGGAAGCGGGGCAGTGGTTATCACACTCGCTCGCTAGTCGAGACCGCCTTCTTCCGCCTCAAGACGATCTTCTCAGATAGGCTACGCTCGCGCCGGGATGACAATCAGACAACAGAAGCGATGATCAGGTGTGTGGCTTTGAATCGGATGACCAGCCTGGGCATGCCAGACAGCTATCGAATCTGA